In Mechercharimyces sp. CAU 1602, the genomic window TTTATGATAGAGTAGGTCTTGTTTTTGTTTTTAAGTGGGAGGGTGTAACCCGAGAGAACCACATTTTTGAAGGAGGTTGGTCGGCGTGGCCAAGAAAGTAATGAAAGTCGTAAAATTGCAGATCCCTGCCGGTAAAGCCAACCCAGCACCGCCTGTAGGTCCGGCGCTTGGGCAAGCTGGGGTCAACATCATGGGCTTTTGTAAGGAGTTTAACGCCCGCACGTCTGATCAAGCCGGAATGATTATTCCGGTGGAAATCACGGTATATGAAGATCGTTCGTTTGACTTCATCACCAAGACTCCACCAGCAGCGACCCTGTTGTTGAAAGCGGCTGGTATTGAGTCTGGTTCTGGTGAACCAAACCGAAATAAAGTAGCAACCGTTAAGCGTGACAAAGTGCGTGAAATTGCAGAAACGAAAATGCCAGACCTCAATGCTGGTGATGTGGAAGCTGCGATGAGAATGATCGAAGGTACCGCGCGTAGCATGGGGATCGTTATCGAAGATTAATGGAACGTCGCTTTCTCATGCCGCCACGGGCAGAGATAAGCGCGTGGGAGGAAAAATCCGTTATGACCACGAAGGGAGTGTAGGAACGTGGCAAGAAAAGGGAAAAAGTATCAAGAAGTGATGAAGAAGATCGACCGGGAAAAAGCATATGAACCAGCTGAAGCATTGGCGTTGGTGAAAGAGGTTGCTCCCGCTAAGTTTGATGAAACCGTAGAGGCAGCTATTCGTCTAGGCATTGATGTAAAGCGTGCTGACCAACAAGTTCGCGGTGCGGTAGTCCTACCACACGGAACAGGGAAAACGAAGCGTGTCTTGGTATTTGCTAAAGGCGAAAAAGCGAAAGAAGCCGAAGCGGCTGGCGCTGATTTTGTTGGTGATGAAGATATGATCAACAAAGTAGCCCAAGGTTGGTTTGACTTTGATGTTGTTGTAGCTACCCCGGATATGATGGGTCAAGTAGGTAAATTGGGTCGTACCTTGGGGCCAAAAGGCTTAATGCCGAACCCAAAAACCGGCACTGTTACCTTCGAAGTAGAAAAAGCAGTAAGCGACATCAAAGCGGGTAAAATCGAGTACCGTGCGGATAAAGCAGGAAACATTCATTGTCCAATCGGGAGAGTCTCTTTTAGTAACGAACAGCTGGAAGAAAACTTGAAAACGTTGGTTGATGCGCTCTTGAAAGCGAAGCCAGCGGCTGCCAAGGGTAAGTATATGCGTAATCTCGCTGTTTCCTCGACCATGGGTCCTGGAGTAACAGTTAACTCGAGTAGTTACTCTGCTCGTTAATGCTTGACATCATCGGCTTAATGTGAGTATGATTAAAGCGCTGATTACAATCGGATATAAACTGCTACCGCAGACAGTAGGGGCGCTCGGCGCTTAATGACCTACCGAGGTGGAGGATAAAGTGAGAAATCTTTTCCCGGCCTTCGTCTGTCTGCGAAGGCTTTTTCTACGTCTGATTGAAGGTACTGTCGAGGAGGTGGAACCTGTGTCTGCAAAAATCGAAATGAAGAAAAAGGTAGTTGAAGAGATCGTTGCTCTGTTACAAGCTAGCCAAGCGACAATTCTTACTGATTATCGTGGCCTTAATGTATCGGAGTCGAACGAACTGCGTAAGCAGTTGCGTGAAGCGGGTGTCGAGTATAAAGTGTTGAAAAACACGATGACTCGTTTTGCTACGAAAGAGTTGGAGTATACCGACTTGGACGAGCACCTGAACGGTCCAACAGCGATCGCCTTTAGTAATGACGATGTGATTGCTCCTGCGAAGATCATTTATGAGTTTGCTAAGAAGCATGATGCGTTGAAAATTAAAGGTGGCGTTGTTGAAGGTCGCGTCGTTAGTGCGGAAGCGATCAACGAATTGGCAAAAATGCCATCACGCGAAGGCTTGTTGTCGATGCTGCTTAGCGTCTTGCAAGCTCCGATGCGTAATGCAGCCTTGGCTGTCAAAGCTGTGGCTGATAAGAACGAAGCGGAATCTGCTTAATTGGCAGTTTCTAACCTAAACTAATATGGAAAATCGATAAGGAGGTTTACTCATGTCCCATCAAGAGATCATTGAAGCGATCAAAGGCATGACCGTACTAGAATTAAACGACCTAGTAAAAGCAATCGAAGAAGAATTTGGTGTAACCGCAGCAGCTCCAGTAGCAGTAGCAGCAGGTGGCGCCGATGCAGGTGCAGCAGTAGAGCAAACTGAATTCGATGTTGTTCTTGCAGATGCTGGTTCCTCAAAAATTAAAGTAATTAAAGTGGTACGTGGTATCACCGGTCTTGGCTTGAAAGAAGCTAAAGCTATGGTAGACGGTGCTCCAAGCCCAGTTAAAGAAGCTGTTTCCAAAGAAGAAGCAGAAGATATCAAATCCCAGCTCGAAGAAGTTGGCGCAAAAGTGGAAGTGAAGTAGTCCGCTAGCTAGCTGCTCGGACCCGTCGCTTAAGTGCTGGCGGGTCCGTTTTCATTAAGGAGGTTCTGTCTGTGAGCGATCACTATTTTTCAGCCAATCCGGATTCAAAAGCGGAGCTACGCAGTATTGAAGTTAGTCTGAAAGGGCATTCCTTCTGTTTTTATACGAGTACGGGTGTCTTTTCAAAGCAAGGTCTGGACTATGGGAGTCGGCTTTTGATGGAATCAGTTTTACTGCCATTACAAGGAGCAGTACTAGATTTGGGATGTGGATATGGGCCGGTTGGGATTGCATGTGCTACGATGGCGCCGCAATGCTTTATCACCATGGTTGATATCAACGAGCGTGCAGTAGAATTGGCGAAGCAAAACGCTGAACGAAATGGTGTGGCAAAGCGTGTGCAGGTGATGCAAAGCGATGGTTGTTCCGCAGTGGAAGGGCAACAATTCGCCGCTATCTTGACTAATCCGCCGATCCGGACAGGCAAAGAAGTGATCTACAATTTGTTCCGGCAAGCGCGAGACCACCTAACGCCTGAGGGCATATTGTGGATTGTGATTCGCAAACAACAAGGAGCAGTATCTGCAATAGCGGAATTAGAACGATTAGGACTTGAAGTACAGGTGGAGACACGTAAAAAAGGATACTGGATTCTGAGCGCAAAAAAGTATTGACAGCGGAAAACTCTTATGCTAATCTTAGACAATGCCAAAGTGTCGGTACCCATCGGGACACGATCATTCGTGTGATCCCGATATTTTTCCATGGCAATTTAGGAAAAGTTGAATGAACAACCAAACTTTGGGTTATACTAGCTCAATAGGTTGTTTATTGTAGAAAAATGAGGGTATCCATCGCTCATTTTCTTTTTTTGCAGGGAACTGATTGCTCGGAATCGACTGGGTACGAGGGGGGAGCTTGTTTGGTAGGTAAACTGGTCCAGTATGGTCGGCGCCAGCGGAGAAGCTATTCAAGAATTGATGAAGTATTAGATTTGCCGAATTTAATTGAGATTCAGCAGAGATCTTATGAATGGTTCCTCGATAAGGGCTTAAGAGAAATGTTTCAGGACATTTCCCCGATCGAAGATTTTACCGGTAACTTGATTCTGGAGTTTATCGATTATAGTTTAGGTGAGCCTAAGTATTCGGTCGAAGAATCGAAAGAACGGGATGTCACATATTCTGCACCTCTACGCGTTAAGGTGCGCCTAATCAACAAAGAAACAGGCGAAGTGAAAGAACAGGAAGTATTTATGGGAGACTTCCCATTGATGACGGAGACAGGCACTTTTGTAATTAATGGGGCGGAACGAGTGATTGTAAGCCAATTGGTGCGCTCGCCTAGCGTCTATTACAATGCCAAAGTTGATAAAAACGGGAAAACTGCGTATACCGCAACGGTAATTCCGAACCGTGGAGCCTGGCTCGAGTATGAAACCGACGCTAAGGATATTATCTACGTGCGTATTGATCGTACACGGAAAATACCGGTGACGGTTCTTTTACGTGCCTTGGGTTTTAGCTCTGATGCAGAGATTCTCGATCTCTTGGGCGAAGACGAATACCTGCGCAATACCTTGGATAAGGACAACACAGGAAATACGGAAAAAGCCTTGATCGAGATTTACGAACGCTTGCGTCCGGGTGAACCGCCAACAGCGGATAATGCGCGTTCACTTTTATACTCACGTTTCTTTGATCCTAAGCGTTATGATCTAGCAAATGTGGGTCGTTATAAGATGAATAAGAAGTTACACATCAAAAATCGTTTGTTTAACCAAACGTTAGCGGAATCTATTATTGATCCGGCAACGGGCGAAATTATCGCTGAAGCGGGACAAGTGTTGGATCGTCGTCTACTAGATAAACTGTTACCACAGCTAGAAGAGGATAACGGTTATGGTTGGGAAGAGAAAACGATTCGTGGTGGAGTAACAGAGGACGAAGGTGTTCACCTTCAGTCCGTGAAGATTGTATCTCCACAACAAGAAGGGTTAGCGATCAAGGTGCTTTCCAATGGTGGCGTCAGCTCTTCTATCAAAAACATTACCGCTACGGATATTATTGCTTCCATCAATTATTTTATCAATTTGTTACATGGAGTAGGGAGCACAGATGATATCGATCACCTGGGTAACCGTCGCCTCCGGTCTGTAGGAGAGCTCCTACAAAATCAATTCCGGATCGGGTTGTCGCGTATGGAACGGGTGGTACGTGAGCGTATGTCGATTCAAGATGCCAATGCGATAACACCACAGGCCTTGATTAATATTCGCCCTGTCATTGCTTCTATCAAAGAGTTCTTTGGTAGCAGTCAGTTGTCGCAGTTTATGGATCAAACCAACCCGCTGGCTGAACTTACGCATAAGCGTCGTCTATCAGCGCTAGGTCCGGGTGGACTGACACGTGAACGAGCGGGCTTTGAAGTTCGAGACGTTCACCATTCCCACTATGGACGGATGTGTCCGATTGAAACACCTGAAGGTCCTAACATCGGTCTGATCAACTCCCTTTCCTCCTACGCACGTATCAATGAGTTTGGCTTCATTGAAACGCCGTATCGGAAAGTAGATCCGGATACGCATAAGGTAACGGAAGAGATCGTTTATCTGACTGCGGATGAGGAGGATAACTATTATATTGCTCAAGCAAATGAGCCGTTATCCGAGGATGGGGAATTTATTAATGATCAGGTAATCTCTCGTTATAAAGAGGAAAACTTACCTATCGTGCGTGAAGAAGTTGACTTCATGGACGTATCGCCAAAACAAGTTGTATCCGTTGCAACTGCATGTATTCCATTCTTGGAAAATGATGACTCCAACCGTGCGTTGATGGGTTCTAACATGCAGAGACAAGCGGTGCCGTTGCTTACACCTCGGTCACCATTTATCGGCACGGGGATGGAGCATGTATCCGCTAAGGACTCAGGTGTATGTGTGTTGGCCAAACGCCCTGGTTTAGTGGAGCGTGTGGTAGCAGATGAGATCTTGATCCGTCACGAAGAGGAAATTGATGGTCAACTGGTTCAAGGTGATCTCGATCGTTATCGCTTGCAGAAGTTTATTCGTTCCAATCAAGGAACGTGCGTCAACCAGCGACCGATGGTGCGTGCTGGTGAGCGTGTGCAAAAGGGCGAAATTATCGCAGACGGGCCTTCCACAGAATTAGGTGAGATGGCATTAGGACAAAACGTCCTCGTCGCCTTTATGACCTGGGAAGGATATAACTACGAGGATGCGATCCTGCTAAGCGAAAAGCTAGTAAAAGAAGATGTTTATACATCGATCCATATTGAAGAGTATGAGAGTGAGGCACGTGATACGAAACTAGGCCCAGAAGAGATTACGCGTGATATTCCTAATGTGGGTGAAGATGCGCTGAAAAACTTGGATGAGCGAGGCATTATTCGTGTCGGTGCTGAAATCAAGTCTGGGGATATCCTGGTAGGTAAAGTAACGCCGAAAGGCGTGACCGAATTGACAGCAGAAGAACGTCTTTTGCATGCCATCTTTGGTGAGAAGGCGCGTGAAGTACGGGATACTTCCCTGCGTGTACCTCATGGAACCGACGGGATTGTTGTTGATGTGAAGGTATTTACTAGAGAAAACGGTGATGAATTACCTCCGGGTGTCAACCAACTGGTTCGTTGTTACATTGCACAGAAACGTAAGATCTCTGAAGGGGATAAGATGGCAGGTCGTCACGGGAACAAAGGTGTTATTGCACGCGTGTTGCCGGAAGAAGATATGCCGTTTCTACCTGATGGCACACCTGTACAGGTTGTGCTTAACCCACTGGGTGTTCCTTCGCGGATGAACATCGGACAAGTGCTGGAAGTCCACTTGGGAATGGCAGCCAAACAGCTGGGCATTCATGTGGCAACACCAGTATTTGATGGAGCGACAGAAGAAGATGTGTTTGCGACATTAACGGAAGCAGGTCTTTCGGAAGACGGTAAAACCTATTTGTTCGATGGGCGTACCGGAGAGCAATTTGAGAACCGAGTAACTGTAGGTGTCATGTATATGATTAAGCTGGCACATATGGTAGATGACAAGATTCATGCTCGTTCTACAGGTCCATACTCATTGGTTACGCAACAACCGTTGGGTGGTAAGGCGCAGTTCGGTGGACAGCGCTTTGGTGAGATGGAGGTATGGGCGCTAAAAGCATATGGAGCGGCCTATACGCTGCAAGAGATCTTGACGGTTAAGTCGGATGACGTAATCGGTCGAGTGAAAACGTACGAAGCGATTGTAAAAGGTGAAAACGTACCTGAACCGGGTGTACCTGAGTCGTTCAAGGTATTGATCAAAGAACTGCAAAGCTTAGGCATGGATGTGAAGATCTTGTCTGAAGATGAGCAGGAGATCGAGATGAAAGAACTGGATGATGACGATGAGTCCGGAAACCAAAAGGGTGGTGCCGATTATGAGGAGAATCTCTAATTTGTGCGGAAGTCTCCGTCGGTCCTCTATTGGCAGGTTGATCCGTAAGGGAGGGGTGCCCTGTGCTGGACGTCAATAACTTTGAGTTTATGAAGATTGGGCTGGCTTCCCCGAACAAGATTCGCTCTTGGTCTCGGGGAGAAGTAAAGAAGCCAGAAACCATCAACTATCGAACGTTGAAGCCTGAGAAAGAGGGCTTATTCTGCGAGAAGATTTTCGGTCCAACGAAGGACTGGGAGTGTCATTGCGGAAAATATAAGCGTGTCCGCTATAAGGGCGTTGTCTGTGATCGTTGTGGCGTGGAAGTTACGCGTGCTAAGGTGCGGCGTGAACGGATGGGTCATATCGAACTGGCGGCTCCGGTATCTCATATCTGGTACTTTAAAGGGATTCCGAGCCGTATGGGATTAATGCTGGACATGTCTCCTCGATCATTGGAGGAAGTGATTTATTTTGCTTCCTATGTGGTGATTGACCCAGGTGAAACACCGTTGGAGAAGAAACAGTTGCTTTCAGAAAAAGAATATCGCAGCCATCGTGAAAAATATGGTTCTGCCTTTGTAGCTATGATGGGTGCGGAAGCGATAAAACGTTTACTAGCGGAAATCGACTTGGAGCGCGAAGTGGAAATGCTGCGTGAAGATTTGATGACTGCACAAGGACAACGTCGTAACCGTGCAATCAAACGGCTTGAAGTGGTAGAAGCATTCCGTAATTCCGGCAATGAGCCGGATTGGATGATTCTCGATGTGCTGCCGGTCATTCCTCCCGAATTGCGTCCGATGGTTCAGTTGGATGGTGGTCGTTTTGCTACCTCCGATTTGAACGATCTGTATCGGCGAGTGATTAACCGTAACAATCGTCTGAAGCGCTTGTTAGATTTAGGTGCTCCTGATATTATTGTGCAAAATGAGAAACGGATGTTGCAAGAAGCTGTGGATGCCTTGATTGATAACGGTCGTCGTGGTCGTCCCGTTACTGGACCAGGTAACCGTCCACTCAAATCCCTTTCTCATATGTTGAAAGGGAAACAAGGGCGTTTTCGGCAGAACTTGCTCGGTAAACGGGTGGATTACTCCGGTCGTTCTGTAATCGTGGTAGGTCCAAACTTAAAAATGTATCAGTGCGGACTGCCAAAAGAGATGGCGCTAGAACTATTTAAACCATTTGTGATGCGGGAGCTAGTGAAAAAAGACCTTGCACACAACATTAAGAGTGCGAAGCGCAAAGTAGAGCGTGTGCATCCTGAAGTGTGGGATGTGCTGGAAGAAGTGATTAAGGAGCATCCTGTATTGCTTAACCGTGCGCCTACGCTTCACAGATTAGGGATTCAAGCGTTTGAGCCTATCCTCGTTGAGGGTCGTGCGATTAAGCTGCATCCACTCGTCTGTACCGCTTACAACGCTGACTTTGATGGTGACCAGATGGCGGTTCACGTTCCACTTTCGGCTGAGGCACAAGCTGAAGCACGATTGCTGATGCTTGCAGCACAAAATATCTTGAATCCGAAAGACGGGAAGCCTGTTGTTACACCATCGCAAGATATGGTCTTGGGTTGTTACTACCTCACCTTTGAGAAAGAGAACGACAAGGGTGAAGGCTTTATCTTTGCGTCACCGAGCGAGGCGATCAGTGCGTATCAACAAGGATTAGTCACCTTACATGCACGCATTGCTATTCCTGTGAAGTCTCTTGATAAAACGTGCTTTACAGAAGAGCAACAAGAGTCTTTCTTGTTAACAACGACAGGGAAGCTGATCTTTAATGAAATCTTCCCGCGTGAGTTCCCATATATTAACGAACCGACGAAAGCCAACTTGACAGACGGTCCTTCGGCACCTTACTTTGTGAGTGAAAAGGGAGTTAATCTGCGTGAGAAAGTAGTGCAACGCCCACTCATCGAAGCAGTGAAGAAAAAGTACCTCGGTACTGTCGTCGCGGAATGTTTCCGTCGCTATGGCACAACCAAAACATCGGTTATTATGGATGCGATCAAGCAACTTGGTTTTACTTATTCGACCAAAGCGGGTCTTACGATGTCTGTTTCTGATGTTATCGTGCCAGAGGAGAAGCCAGGGCTGCTCCGCAAAGCGGAAGACGATGTGGAACGTGTCTTGAAGCAATACCGTCGTGGTTTGATTACGGATGACGAACGTTATGATCGCGTCATCTCCATCTGGAGTCAGGTGAAAGACGATATTACTGAGATCTTGATGGACAAAATGGGTCGTAATAACCCAATCTATATGATGGCCAATTCCGGAGCACGTGGTAATGTTTCGCAGATTACTCAGCTTGCAGGGATGCGGGGGCTGATGGCGAGTCCATCCGGCAAGATTATGGAACTGCCGATTA contains:
- the rplA gene encoding 50S ribosomal protein L1, encoding MARKGKKYQEVMKKIDREKAYEPAEALALVKEVAPAKFDETVEAAIRLGIDVKRADQQVRGAVVLPHGTGKTKRVLVFAKGEKAKEAEAAGADFVGDEDMINKVAQGWFDFDVVVATPDMMGQVGKLGRTLGPKGLMPNPKTGTVTFEVEKAVSDIKAGKIEYRADKAGNIHCPIGRVSFSNEQLEENLKTLVDALLKAKPAAAKGKYMRNLAVSSTMGPGVTVNSSSYSAR
- the rplJ gene encoding 50S ribosomal protein L10 — translated: MSAKIEMKKKVVEEIVALLQASQATILTDYRGLNVSESNELRKQLREAGVEYKVLKNTMTRFATKELEYTDLDEHLNGPTAIAFSNDDVIAPAKIIYEFAKKHDALKIKGGVVEGRVVSAEAINELAKMPSREGLLSMLLSVLQAPMRNAALAVKAVADKNEAESA
- the rplL gene encoding 50S ribosomal protein L7/L12, giving the protein MSHQEIIEAIKGMTVLELNDLVKAIEEEFGVTAAAPVAVAAGGADAGAAVEQTEFDVVLADAGSSKIKVIKVVRGITGLGLKEAKAMVDGAPSPVKEAVSKEEAEDIKSQLEEVGAKVEVK
- the rplK gene encoding 50S ribosomal protein L11, with product MAKKVMKVVKLQIPAGKANPAPPVGPALGQAGVNIMGFCKEFNARTSDQAGMIIPVEITVYEDRSFDFITKTPPAATLLLKAAGIESGSGEPNRNKVATVKRDKVREIAETKMPDLNAGDVEAAMRMIEGTARSMGIVIED
- the rpoB gene encoding DNA-directed RNA polymerase subunit beta, which codes for MVGKLVQYGRRQRRSYSRIDEVLDLPNLIEIQQRSYEWFLDKGLREMFQDISPIEDFTGNLILEFIDYSLGEPKYSVEESKERDVTYSAPLRVKVRLINKETGEVKEQEVFMGDFPLMTETGTFVINGAERVIVSQLVRSPSVYYNAKVDKNGKTAYTATVIPNRGAWLEYETDAKDIIYVRIDRTRKIPVTVLLRALGFSSDAEILDLLGEDEYLRNTLDKDNTGNTEKALIEIYERLRPGEPPTADNARSLLYSRFFDPKRYDLANVGRYKMNKKLHIKNRLFNQTLAESIIDPATGEIIAEAGQVLDRRLLDKLLPQLEEDNGYGWEEKTIRGGVTEDEGVHLQSVKIVSPQQEGLAIKVLSNGGVSSSIKNITATDIIASINYFINLLHGVGSTDDIDHLGNRRLRSVGELLQNQFRIGLSRMERVVRERMSIQDANAITPQALINIRPVIASIKEFFGSSQLSQFMDQTNPLAELTHKRRLSALGPGGLTRERAGFEVRDVHHSHYGRMCPIETPEGPNIGLINSLSSYARINEFGFIETPYRKVDPDTHKVTEEIVYLTADEEDNYYIAQANEPLSEDGEFINDQVISRYKEENLPIVREEVDFMDVSPKQVVSVATACIPFLENDDSNRALMGSNMQRQAVPLLTPRSPFIGTGMEHVSAKDSGVCVLAKRPGLVERVVADEILIRHEEEIDGQLVQGDLDRYRLQKFIRSNQGTCVNQRPMVRAGERVQKGEIIADGPSTELGEMALGQNVLVAFMTWEGYNYEDAILLSEKLVKEDVYTSIHIEEYESEARDTKLGPEEITRDIPNVGEDALKNLDERGIIRVGAEIKSGDILVGKVTPKGVTELTAEERLLHAIFGEKAREVRDTSLRVPHGTDGIVVDVKVFTRENGDELPPGVNQLVRCYIAQKRKISEGDKMAGRHGNKGVIARVLPEEDMPFLPDGTPVQVVLNPLGVPSRMNIGQVLEVHLGMAAKQLGIHVATPVFDGATEEDVFATLTEAGLSEDGKTYLFDGRTGEQFENRVTVGVMYMIKLAHMVDDKIHARSTGPYSLVTQQPLGGKAQFGGQRFGEMEVWALKAYGAAYTLQEILTVKSDDVIGRVKTYEAIVKGENVPEPGVPESFKVLIKELQSLGMDVKILSEDEQEIEMKELDDDDESGNQKGGADYEENL
- the rpoC gene encoding DNA-directed RNA polymerase subunit beta', whose product is MLDVNNFEFMKIGLASPNKIRSWSRGEVKKPETINYRTLKPEKEGLFCEKIFGPTKDWECHCGKYKRVRYKGVVCDRCGVEVTRAKVRRERMGHIELAAPVSHIWYFKGIPSRMGLMLDMSPRSLEEVIYFASYVVIDPGETPLEKKQLLSEKEYRSHREKYGSAFVAMMGAEAIKRLLAEIDLEREVEMLREDLMTAQGQRRNRAIKRLEVVEAFRNSGNEPDWMILDVLPVIPPELRPMVQLDGGRFATSDLNDLYRRVINRNNRLKRLLDLGAPDIIVQNEKRMLQEAVDALIDNGRRGRPVTGPGNRPLKSLSHMLKGKQGRFRQNLLGKRVDYSGRSVIVVGPNLKMYQCGLPKEMALELFKPFVMRELVKKDLAHNIKSAKRKVERVHPEVWDVLEEVIKEHPVLLNRAPTLHRLGIQAFEPILVEGRAIKLHPLVCTAYNADFDGDQMAVHVPLSAEAQAEARLLMLAAQNILNPKDGKPVVTPSQDMVLGCYYLTFEKENDKGEGFIFASPSEAISAYQQGLVTLHARIAIPVKSLDKTCFTEEQQESFLLTTTGKLIFNEIFPREFPYINEPTKANLTDGPSAPYFVSEKGVNLREKVVQRPLIEAVKKKYLGTVVAECFRRYGTTKTSVIMDAIKQLGFTYSTKAGLTMSVSDVIVPEEKPGLLRKAEDDVERVLKQYRRGLITDDERYDRVISIWSQVKDDITEILMDKMGRNNPIYMMANSGARGNVSQITQLAGMRGLMASPSGKIMELPIKANFREGLSVLEYFISTHGARKGLADTALRTADSGYLTRRLVDVAQDVVVRTDDCGTDRGEMVRRISDGNEVIEELYDRIVGRYAFATTRHPETQEIIVGPNELIDEDTAQAIIDAGIEEVVIRSVLSCRTHHGVCIKCYGRNLALGTPVEVGEAVGIIAAQSIGEPGTQLTMRTFHTGGVAGDDITQGLPRIQELFEARNPKGQAPVSEIPGVVEEIREVKDRREIEVKGEVETRTYVVPFGSRLRVNEGDHVEAGDELTDGSIDPKELLRVKGVHGVQGYILQEVQKVYRLQGVEINDKHVEVMIRQMMRKVRITDAGDTDLLPGQIMDLYEFEMANRAVFAVGGEPAIARPVLLGITKASLETESFLSAASFQETTRVLTDAAIKGKVDPLLGLKENVIIGKLIPAGTGMQRYRSVSLNVEGELETEEVSELETVSVE
- a CDS encoding class I SAM-dependent methyltransferase, which encodes MSDHYFSANPDSKAELRSIEVSLKGHSFCFYTSTGVFSKQGLDYGSRLLMESVLLPLQGAVLDLGCGYGPVGIACATMAPQCFITMVDINERAVELAKQNAERNGVAKRVQVMQSDGCSAVEGQQFAAILTNPPIRTGKEVIYNLFRQARDHLTPEGILWIVIRKQQGAVSAIAELERLGLEVQVETRKKGYWILSAKKY